The Calditerrivibrio nitroreducens DSM 19672 genome window below encodes:
- a CDS encoding SDH family Clp fold serine proteinase has protein sequence MTFNELFWIFFIFAAMQPAIKQKMIESARQKLIAKIEKKRGSRVILLVHRQETMSFLGFPVYKFINIDDSEEVLRAIQMTDKNVPIDIILHTPGGLVLASLQIARALKKHPGKVTVFVPHYAMSGGTLISLAADEIVMSENAVLGPVDPQLGEYPAASILNLLEKKDINKIDDKTLIMADIAKKAISQVEHFVYELLKDSYGEYKASELSKLLSSGTWTHDYPITFEEAKNLGLKVSSDMPDEIIQLMSLYPQPVRKTPTVEYIPLPKHKS, from the coding sequence ATGACATTCAATGAACTTTTTTGGATATTCTTTATATTTGCTGCTATGCAGCCGGCTATAAAACAAAAAATGATAGAATCTGCAAGGCAGAAGCTTATCGCTAAAATTGAAAAAAAGAGGGGTTCAAGAGTAATCTTGCTAGTCCATAGACAGGAGACGATGAGTTTTTTAGGATTTCCAGTTTATAAGTTCATCAATATAGACGATTCCGAAGAGGTTTTGAGGGCTATACAGATGACGGATAAAAACGTGCCAATTGATATTATCTTACATACACCTGGTGGGTTGGTTTTGGCTTCATTGCAGATTGCAAGGGCATTGAAGAAGCATCCAGGTAAAGTAACCGTGTTTGTTCCACACTATGCAATGAGTGGTGGTACCCTTATATCTCTTGCGGCGGATGAGATTGTTATGAGTGAAAATGCTGTTTTGGGCCCGGTGGATCCCCAGCTGGGGGAATATCCTGCAGCTTCAATATTGAATCTTCTGGAAAAGAAAGATATCAATAAAATAGATGATAAAACCCTTATTATGGCAGATATAGCTAAAAAAGCTATTAGTCAGGTGGAACATTTCGTTTATGAATTGCTCAAAGATAGTTACGGTGAATATAAAGCAAGCGAACTCTCAAAACTTCTATCCAGTGGGACATGGACCCATGATTATCCGATTACTTTTGAAGAGGCCAAAAACCTTGGTCTTAAAGTTTCTTCAGATATGCCTGACGAAATAATACAACTTATGAGTCTTTACCCTCAGCCGGTTAGAAAAACCCCCACTGTGGAGTATATCCCCTTACCAAAACATAAGTCCTAA
- a CDS encoding ATP-binding protein, translated as MRKKVVLYIIFFLIFNFSFYLIILHTAEKELNHHNNNLSGKFLMEYNTIVKDFYNLTDFIVNAYIYEKPEILDKLYDAVIENKKTDEKRNEIYSILLPIFQKIQLKGYSQIHIIDHRGFSFLRLHLPAIHSDDLKPFRSLIVKAINEKRKIIGMEVGRHEIAYRAIYPIFHKGVFLGLLDFALNYDFILDYMNKELNGEYYYIIQSSSLKSMKDEYLKRQYKKLSPDGNFYIRTESPKFNNNDIIKILNNISLLSPQNKVYNLPNNLSMILLPIYTFDNNFLGYAIKVEKDTFLSTNKRFRIIITILFSLLSFTVVIFFIIIDRKNEILKKELIENEQNSKKLSEINRLYDIILENSNQIAYDYNMNTGKVKRSGAIEKMLGISSKRFQETDVTDFVARIHPEDRAKTYSLIKLYQEDNIKFDVKYRLRKDDGTYLFISDQGVYITIDGEKHIIGTMKDITPIIKYEEAVQNAQRIESIGILAGGIAHDFNNILAGIRNYIELIRITKNLDILDSFMEKTLNALDRAKALANQLLTFSKGGDPLIKVVDIKNIINTVATFSLTGSSVKLNIDIEDDLLNCFADEHQISQVIENLVINARQAMSDKGELFIKAENYKHHKDVNSNLLIPEGDYIKISIKDTGHGIPEDHLKKIFEPFFTTKKKGKGLGLAICYNIVKKHNGDIEIISELNKGTTVVIYLPATDKKVDQNVSDTKSIDADSNLKIILMDDEDLILDSTSMMLEFLGYTVYQCKKGEEVLQKYRELKNNGINIDIFILDITIVGGMGGLDTIQELLKIDKNIKAIVSSGYSDDPVFSQYENYGFFSALKKPYGLDDLSKAIKECF; from the coding sequence ATGAGGAAAAAAGTAGTTTTATATATTATATTCTTTTTGATCTTTAATTTTTCATTTTATTTGATAATACTCCACACTGCCGAAAAAGAGCTGAACCATCACAACAATAATCTGTCAGGTAAATTTCTGATGGAATATAATACGATCGTTAAAGATTTCTACAATCTAACAGATTTCATAGTGAATGCATACATATACGAAAAACCTGAAATATTGGACAAACTATACGACGCTGTAATAGAAAATAAAAAAACTGACGAAAAAAGAAACGAAATATATTCAATACTTTTACCAATATTTCAAAAAATCCAACTAAAAGGTTACAGCCAGATACATATAATCGACCATAGGGGATTTAGTTTCCTGAGACTTCATCTGCCCGCTATTCATAGTGATGATCTTAAACCTTTTAGAAGTCTAATCGTAAAAGCAATAAATGAAAAAAGAAAAATAATCGGTATGGAAGTGGGAAGACATGAGATAGCCTACAGAGCGATCTACCCTATATTTCATAAAGGTGTTTTTTTAGGCCTATTAGATTTTGCATTAAATTATGACTTTATTTTAGATTACATGAATAAAGAGCTCAATGGTGAATATTATTACATAATACAAAGTAGCTCATTAAAGAGTATGAAAGATGAGTATCTAAAAAGGCAATATAAGAAATTGTCACCAGATGGTAATTTTTATATACGCACAGAATCTCCAAAATTTAATAATAATGATATTATTAAGATATTAAACAACATTTCTCTACTCTCTCCCCAAAACAAGGTTTACAACCTACCAAACAATCTATCGATGATACTACTGCCGATATACACTTTTGATAATAATTTTTTAGGGTATGCAATCAAGGTTGAAAAAGATACTTTTTTATCAACCAATAAAAGATTTAGAATTATCATCACGATCCTTTTTTCTCTTCTATCTTTTACTGTAGTAATATTTTTTATAATAATAGACAGAAAAAATGAGATCTTAAAGAAAGAGTTGATAGAAAATGAACAGAATTCAAAAAAACTATCTGAAATAAATCGACTCTATGATATCATATTGGAAAATAGCAATCAGATCGCATATGATTACAACATGAACACAGGAAAAGTAAAAAGAAGTGGGGCTATTGAAAAGATGCTTGGTATAAGCTCAAAAAGATTCCAGGAAACGGATGTTACAGATTTTGTGGCCCGTATTCATCCGGAAGATAGGGCAAAAACCTATTCCTTAATTAAATTATATCAGGAAGATAATATCAAATTCGATGTAAAATACAGATTGCGAAAGGATGACGGCACATACCTTTTTATCAGTGACCAGGGGGTATACATCACCATAGATGGAGAAAAACATATCATAGGCACAATGAAGGATATAACACCGATAATCAAATACGAAGAAGCTGTCCAGAATGCCCAGAGAATTGAATCAATAGGTATCCTAGCGGGTGGTATAGCCCACGATTTCAATAATATTTTAGCCGGTATAAGAAACTATATCGAACTTATCAGAATCACAAAAAATTTGGATATACTCGACTCCTTTATGGAAAAAACTTTGAATGCCCTGGATAGAGCAAAAGCACTTGCCAATCAACTCTTGACATTTTCAAAAGGTGGAGATCCTCTAATTAAAGTTGTGGACATCAAAAATATCATTAATACAGTTGCAACTTTCTCTTTGACAGGATCATCTGTAAAGCTAAACATAGATATTGAGGATGATTTACTAAATTGCTTTGCCGATGAACATCAGATATCTCAGGTAATAGAGAATCTCGTGATAAATGCAAGACAGGCAATGTCCGACAAAGGAGAGCTTTTCATAAAAGCTGAAAACTACAAACATCACAAAGATGTAAATAGCAATTTATTAATACCAGAAGGGGATTACATTAAGATATCGATAAAAGATACAGGGCATGGTATCCCAGAAGATCATTTGAAAAAGATCTTTGAGCCATTTTTTACCACCAAAAAGAAGGGGAAAGGGCTCGGACTTGCCATATGTTACAACATAGTAAAAAAGCACAACGGAGATATAGAGATTATATCAGAATTAAACAAAGGCACTACCGTAGTAATCTACCTACCTGCCACAGACAAAAAAGTTGATCAAAATGTATCAGATACCAAGTCAATAGATGCTGATAGCAACCTTAAAATAATCTTGATGGATGATGAGGATCTAATCCTTGACTCCACATCCATGATGCTTGAATTTTTAGGGTATACAGTTTATCAATGCAAAAAAGGGGAAGAGGTACTGCAAAAATATAGGGAATTAAAAAATAATGGTATAAATATAGATATATTTATCTTAGACATAACAATAGTTGGAGGTATGGGGGGACTTGATACAATACAAGAGCTTTTAAAAATCGATAAAAATATAAAAGCAATTGTTTCCAGCGGCTATTCTGATGACCCTGTTTTCTCTCAATATGAAAATTACGGATTCTTCTCTGCATTAAAAAAGCCTTATGGATTGGATGATCTATCAAAGGCCATAAAGGAATGTTTTTAA
- a CDS encoding SLAC1 anion channel family protein, which produces MEETSRLKFFPVSFFATVMGLAGSSIALERVSKIFKFEIQSIYMTLIILCTIWFLFLTFLYFMKFLKYPEEVKKDFLHPVKLNFIPTFSISLILFSIGYEDLYHNLALTFWVIGTIIHFILFLYIANFWFFKDIKINIKNPAWFIPAVGNILVPFFGIKVSQELSWFFFSAGIVMWIPLFSILLYRMMFSDPLPLKLMPTLFILVAPPSVGFISYIKITNQIDNFAKVLFYFGFFTFILLITFFKRLTKIPFYLSWWAYTFPSAAFTISLVLYFRLTQIVFFKYLSLIALIFTVVLVLIILIKTIQAATKREICVED; this is translated from the coding sequence ATGGAAGAAACATCAAGATTGAAATTTTTCCCGGTATCTTTTTTTGCCACTGTGATGGGACTGGCTGGCAGTTCTATTGCCCTTGAAAGGGTAAGCAAAATTTTTAAGTTTGAGATTCAAAGTATTTACATGACTTTGATTATTCTATGTACCATCTGGTTTTTGTTTCTCACCTTTTTGTATTTTATGAAATTTTTAAAATATCCTGAAGAGGTTAAAAAAGATTTTCTTCATCCAGTTAAATTAAATTTTATCCCTACATTCTCTATAAGTCTTATACTTTTTTCTATTGGGTATGAAGATTTATACCATAACTTAGCACTAACTTTTTGGGTAATAGGAACTATAATTCATTTCATATTATTCCTTTATATTGCAAACTTTTGGTTTTTCAAAGATATCAAAATCAATATAAAAAATCCTGCCTGGTTTATCCCTGCAGTGGGGAATATTCTGGTACCTTTTTTTGGTATTAAAGTCTCACAGGAGTTATCATGGTTTTTCTTTAGCGCAGGAATAGTTATGTGGATACCTCTTTTTAGTATCTTATTGTATAGAATGATGTTTAGCGACCCGTTACCATTGAAGCTTATGCCAACTTTATTTATTTTAGTCGCTCCCCCATCAGTAGGGTTTATTTCATACATTAAAATAACTAATCAAATAGATAACTTTGCAAAAGTATTATTTTATTTCGGTTTTTTTACTTTCATACTGCTCATAACATTTTTTAAAAGGCTGACTAAAATACCTTTCTATCTATCCTGGTGGGCATACACGTTCCCATCAGCTGCATTTACAATAAGTCTTGTACTGTACTTTCGTCTAACCCAGATAGTATTTTTTAAATATCTATCACTAATTGCACTTATATTCACAGTTGTTCTTGTACTGATAATATTAATAAAGACGATACAAGCAGCCACAAAAAGAGAAATATGCGTTGAGGATT
- a CDS encoding rhomboid family intramembrane serine protease, with product MIPIRDIIPRRDFPFVNYSIIVINILIFLYEVSLPEGLLNDFFYLFGLVPARFSHPEWAYFNGLYIDNYWPFFTNMFLHGSWFHLISNIWTLFIFGDNVEDRLGHFKYLIFYILSGLAASITHFIFNIDSTIPAIGASGAIAGVMGAYLIMFPYSRIVTLIPIFIIPFFIEIPAIIYLGIWFYTQIVSGTFSLMANQNAAGIAWWAHIGGFVFGMIAHIIFKKKKYRDFYPDEIYLKYFR from the coding sequence ATGATACCAATTCGAGATATAATACCAAGAAGAGACTTCCCTTTTGTAAATTACTCCATCATTGTAATAAATATTTTGATTTTTCTTTATGAAGTGTCCTTACCAGAGGGCTTGCTTAATGATTTTTTTTACCTATTTGGTTTGGTTCCGGCAAGATTTAGTCACCCTGAATGGGCATATTTCAATGGATTATACATCGATAATTATTGGCCTTTTTTTACAAATATGTTTTTGCATGGCAGTTGGTTCCACCTGATAAGTAATATTTGGACGCTTTTTATCTTCGGAGACAATGTGGAAGACAGGCTAGGTCATTTCAAATATTTAATTTTTTATATCTTATCCGGCCTAGCGGCAAGCATCACCCATTTTATCTTTAACATAGACTCCACAATTCCAGCAATAGGTGCATCCGGTGCAATCGCAGGTGTAATGGGGGCATATCTGATAATGTTTCCCTACTCAAGAATTGTCACACTTATCCCTATTTTTATAATTCCATTCTTCATTGAAATACCAGCCATAATTTATCTGGGGATATGGTTTTACACACAGATAGTTTCCGGAACATTTTCGTTGATGGCAAATCAGAATGCCGCAGGTATAGCCTGGTGGGCTCATATTGGTGGCTTCGTTTTTGGAATGATTGCCCACATAATATTTAAAAAGAAAAAATACAGAGACTTTTATCCAGATGAAATATATCTCAAATATTTTCGTTAG